A single Sulfurimonas aquatica DNA region contains:
- the nuoK gene encoding NADH-quinone oxidoreductase subunit NuoK, with product MMEIGLNHYLVLSTILFAIGLVGVMKRKNLLLLFFATEILLNSVNIAFAAISHYYGDLTGQMFAFFVIAIAASELAVGLGLLIVWFKRHGTIDLDTMTSMRG from the coding sequence ATGATGGAAATTGGTTTAAATCATTACCTTGTACTATCAACAATTCTATTTGCTATAGGATTGGTGGGTGTAATGAAGAGAAAGAATCTTCTACTCCTATTTTTTGCTACAGAGATATTACTTAACTCTGTAAATATCGCTTTTGCAGCGATTTCACACTACTATGGTGACTTAACTGGTCAGATGTTTGCTTTTTTTGTAATAGCAATCGCTGCATCTGAGTTAGCTGTAGGTTTAGGTCTTTTAATTGTTTGGTTTAAACGCCACGGTACAATTGACTTAGATACAATGACAAGCATGAGAGGATAA